Part of the Coccinella septempunctata chromosome 3, icCocSept1.1, whole genome shotgun sequence genome is shown below.
aatatccatattattatatgtatataggctTCGAAAATGGATCCGTTTTTTGTACAACATTTTAGAAACCGCATTTTTCCTATTCTGCTTGCACTATCTATAGTATACCGACAAGACTTCTTGGTTATTAGCCAAATACTCCAAATTGGCGGTTTTGGACTGAACTGAAGCGAAAAAAGGACGTAACCGTACCAACGAGAGAAACATTGGGACCTGGGATAAGGCAATCTCGAGATCTCAGACCCCTGTCAGAAAACCGACTAACGACTGTGAAAAACGTTAATCGCCCCCAACATCCAACCACTAATGTGAAATAAATTATGCTAAAACGCACCACGATATGTCATTACGCAGTGGAATTATATACATTTTTCGAACACATTTATCAAGGTTTACATGTCTTAAAAATAAATTAGTCCAGTTCAGTGGTGGATCACAGTATACAGAAGATTGTCCACTTATAATTAGAAGTGGGCAATTGAACTAAATTCCGaagttgacaaaaaaaaatgagatgaaattaCAAAATAGCGATGAGATTTTGCTTCGACTTTGATTTCACGATAAAATTCTACCTTTATAAACATCATTGCATGTGGCCTCTCTTATATGAATGATTTGACTTTTTTTTGTATACTTTGAACGCCAATAATCGCTCATCCTACTGATAAAAAGGCATATACctcatatataattttttttgccacCACCCAATCTTCACAATTCACCAAGTGTCCCTGACTATTGCAATGTGGGCTCCCACTGACTTGGTAGCTTCAGAAAGAAAATCaagaaagaaaaattgaaaaggctTCATCATTTacgaaaaatttattgaatacaAAAATTTGCTATAatgagaaaatcgaaaaaattaaaatttcactcAACAATACCTAAACCATATATCTAATTGTAAGagattttattttccataaaccTTTTTCCctcttcaaatatttcagaacCTTATAATCAGTCTAGAGCAAACAACAGGTATATTTCATTCTTGCTAGCTTTCAAGaattaaatccaataattcagaatgaaaaaacaaatacaAATATGGTTTTTTATGATAAAATTATGAAGTAAGACTTTGATAATTTatcttcctattcaaaattggaGTTAACACTCCATTTCACCTGAATTGCTTTTATAATTGGATTGGGAGAAATTCTTATCAAGAAACTTACTTTAGATTTAGTTATAGCTAAAACAacagaaatataaaattccTAGTGATAACTCAGTTTCATCAATTAAATTTCAAGAGAAATTGAGTCAATTTAAAAATATAATACtccttaatttttcataatacaATTGcagtataattataataaaattgaaataaattttgattATTCAACAAGAAATATTTTGATACATATTTTTCCAAAGTGGAAGAACTATTTCAAAAAACTTATTCGATTGAATCACTGTTTTTATATTATGGATTTAATTCTTCAAAACAGACACCCTTCTTTTATTGCCTTGTATATAAATTttaatacctaaatattttaaataattcCTATCCTCTAGTTAGTAATCCTGCGGGttataacaaaaaatgtttcgaatcttattgaatttcaataagcATATTCTGACATTCTCTCTTGAGAGTCCCAATCAGTTATGTTTCTGAATCAGTTAACCTAAATTCAATTGTAGTTCTGGCCAATAGCTGGGATTCATTTGAGAGCGTAAACGTTCGTAATTCAATTGTAAAGCTACTTCAACGCCTCCAATCTGAGATCCCTGAGTTCCATATAATTTCTTCAGTTCTATTGGTCTCTCATTACTGATAAGATTTAAaggtttttcttcttcttcttcttcttcagctggTTCTTCATACCTGTTACGTTTTTTATCTTTTTCGTCGTCTTCTACTGGAGTAAGGACGTCAGAGATTTCTCGCATTCTTCTGATTCTCTTGAAATATACATAAGAACACCATTTACGCCTTACCTCTGGGTCTAATTTAGGTTTTTCACCCTCCCAGACAAGTGATAAAGGTTCTTGGCTAGGGACATTCTTTATTATTGGATCATCACTATGATTACTACAACTTGGATTAGCGTCATGTTCAGATTTTTCCTGCTCAATCATATCCATGTAGGTATCTCTCAAATGAGCATGGAGCATTTGGTTTTCGTGGTATAAGCTTATCGCAAGAGACTTCCACTGTGCAAGATCTTCTCTAATCCTCCAGTCGTCAACGCATTGAAGTTTATTAGGTATGTTAGAATCTTTATTGTCCATTACCTCTTGTATCCGGAAAGAGTATTTCACACAATAATTCAAATTTGTATTAAACTTCACTGTACCGTTATAAACCTACTAAATTCACAATTGAATATTCCTTGTTATCCCACTTCGGCTTCAGAGACGTAGAAATTATGATTCTACTCACTAACGTATTAACGACATTGGTAACTATAAGAGAGCAATCACAATCAAaagttttaaattcatttttattattaagcAATGTCTGACATAAATAAAGACCATAGATTAATCTAggaccatagacctaataatacatggaCAGGCCTTCACGTGCTTTTCCCGTTCACCGCATCGAGGAATACCCACGAGAGAGAGGGGGGTGGTAGAAAAGAGAGATAACAGCAATCCCTGGTAGTAAACGTCAAGCTGGTAGCTGGTAGAGAATAATTCAACGTTGCCGCTTCAACCAAGTTATCGAGTAAACTCGGGAAATCTACCAGTCCGCTGATACTCCATGTTGCACTTTTGGATGGTTGTCGGTAGATTTATAGACTTTCTATtaatttgaagcaatttttgtaCTGAAATCAGAGACAACAACAGaggttgtctctgactgaaatcaacttcgaaaatgttatcaaatcaactatatttttctcgtacttgaaactttcaagtgctgataaaataatatattccgtataaaaaaaatactacctgaaaatttgtttttttatttttattaatgtaaaaaacTTGGAGAGTTGTGTAAGCCAGCATTATTATCTCATTCGCCGGGGTCTGATTTTATATACACTGAAATTACTCGTGATTTGGGAAGATAAAAGGACCCCTGCTTTGCGTTCTGGCTGCacagagaaaaattaatcgttaaagtgaatttttttaaacatttcaCCTTCCTTGAGCAAAAACATGTGTAGTATAGAGAAAAGGGCAATAATTTTAAGTATGTTTATTGAtactttcacaaataatatgaaatttccTGCGggggaaatatttatatgatgattaATCATTCACAATTATTTTGATAGGTTCTCCATCAGGTGGTTTAGTTGCTCTTCTCTGGCACTCCTGGCAGTAATATTTTACTGCTCCTGTTTCTTTATTATGTGGCTTTCGTGTTAGATTTCTGTGGCACtgatcaacagaaaatattgagttttgagtCTGCCGATGTCACAGGGCTTACTGAATATCAACATGATTTACATCTCTGCTCTTCCTAATATTGAATCCAGATTGGAGTTAAGTATTTTCTTGGGACATGCATTGAAATAGAATGTGATGGTACATATGTAACTACTTCGTTTAGAACAACATTctttataatattcaaaaatatatctacTATCTCGAAATTCAAGTCACCTCTACAAATTCTTGCTGTGGCCTTATGATTTATAGAAAGTAGACTAGGTATATTCCTTGTAAATCTTTGTAAATCATGTCCTATGTACAtacatgaaataacaaaaaaactCCTTTATTGgtagattatttccaaaaataaatcactttcgCTTTATTGGCATGTAGCAGTCGATTCTAAAAAcctagttttctgctaaattgtttgtgaggagaatgaaatatcgattgaaaacacagtAGCTGAACCTCAGACTAAGAGCTGAACagtaaacaataaacatatgattttgacattttctaccatatgtccatctctttctaacgtaCTACTCGTGACCTCTCTCTCTCAGGGCCCGTCCATATTTTATTAAGTCTATGTCTAGGACAAAGACCTTTCAAAGATGGTCGTGGGACACAGAACTTCATGTAGGTTGTCGATGCTCTTCTTCGTTCCAACAAACAAGCAAAGAGGAACCGGTAGCTGAACTAAAAGTTTTTGTTTTCTATTTGGAACTGGAATAAGTAGAGAACATAAACTGTTAAATTTCGAGCCCTAATCTGCTGAAAATGAATATATAATTGGGGTTAATTTCATGAGTCTTAAAACTTGCTTCACAGCAGCAACATTAAACATAGCCTACTATTGAATAGGTACTGAATTCAATATTGGACGAATAATAGGGATAGTTAGATTAAGAATAATTAATAAAACACCGATTCAAATGCAACAACCTTTATTAATGACAGGCTGCCATAATAGCTCCAACATTATCAAAGTCTATCTTCTCATTAATATTTTTAGTTTTGATATTCTCATCTTGATTTGCAATAAAAATCAAGCTACCCTGATCCTTCCAGCCATATTTCTTGATCCAAACATTCAAAGTTGAATCATCAATATCTCCAAGCAGTTGAGCAAGATTAGATCTCTCAATAGTCTGATAGGTAATTCCCACAACATGACAAACGAATTTCCTTATCGAGTCCAAAAAACCAGTAATACACTTGGTTAAATCTGGTAGGGTCTGGATTCTGTTCCAGAATAACTGAAATTCGCACTGCTCGAGAATGTGAGCTAAGTATATTATTTGATTTATCGGTTCATCAGAAAGCTGAAATTTATAGAACACTGATAAttacataaaatattcaagtgAATCTACCTTACCTGTTTTTCGTTCAGTAAGCATTTGCAAAGGATAAAGTCAGTATGCGGTAGATTAGTTAAAGCCTTCAGCAATATTTGACATGTAATATCTTTGCTAAAACTGTGAGGGTTGAATTGGTACAATTTCAAAACTGCCAAATTTGCTTCCAAATCGTAGGCATTCTCCCTAGATTGAATTTCTACATAACGTTCAAGTGTGGGCAAATTATCAGGATTGTATCTGAAAACCAGAAACTTTTAGATATACACATTATGTTGAAGCAGCAACGAAGATATGAATTGATAATGCAAGTTACAATTTACCTTTCAATTCCCTTCAACATATTAGCAACCGTTTGCTTCATAGCTTCTgccattttcaaatattttgagaattggAAACAGAGTTTCTGTTTGGcaataaaatttataaaaagAAGTGGTGAAACAGTTAGGTTAATGTTGGCTTGTGGAACTTTTCAGTCAACATGGTGGAAATCGGGTTATTCTATGCCCGGAATTAGTGATACCGTTCAGTGATTCGCATTTTAAGAGGAGCCGTTGGATAAATCATTAGGCATAATAGTTGCCGGTGTATAAAAATATGAATCAAAATGATGTTTATTTCTTCTTGATATATtatgaattcatttttattccAAAACCAAAACTGAAGTGGCTCCGCTTGGCACTCAGATAGACTTTATCTGTTCTGTGGTGTAGTttgaaatttattaattttaaaattctgtcaaatgaaacacttgcattaatttttttctagtttcGCATATCCTTGTAGAGTTCCAGCCCCAAACTAATATTACTCCAGCGTTTCAGACAAAAATTACACAATGTGTAAGTTTCAATGGGTTGTATTCAAAAATATTGTTTCGTTTTAATTTTAAAAACACATATGGACCTCCATGCGTGTGTCTTGCGCAATAGACTCTTCTAATTTTGACACTCGACAGACCATCCTCCTGATTTGTCTTGTCTTGGGTgtaaatatcaatgaaaattttatgaaattctgAATCTGAAATCATCCAAGAAAGTTAATATCATTTTTGATATCTAATCATGTCGGGCTTTCCAGGTAGTTTAGCCTTCGATGAATATGGTAGACCTTTCATTATATTGAAGGATCAAGACAAACAAAAAAGACTTTCCGGTTTAGATGCCTTAAAGGTAAAAGCAAACTGTTTTTCTCTTAAAAATATGTACAAAACTCACTTTTTATGTTTGTAGTCTCATATTTTGGCAGCAAAACAAATTGCTGCCACTGTTAAAACATCCTTGGGTCCCAAAGGATTAGACAAAATGATGGTCTCTCCGGATGGTAAATTCTTTGTTAATTGTGTTCAACttaattttttacaaattttttgtCGTTGCCCTTCTAGGGGAAGTTACTGTAACCAATGATGGTGCTACAATCTTGAAAATGATGGACGTTGAACatgaaattggaaaattattggTTCAGCTATCCCAATCTCAAGATGATGAAATAGGTAAGGTGTACTTATAAAATATATTGTAATCTTGCAGATATAACCTCTCTGGGTAAACTCGCTCTTCAGACAAGTGAGATTCGATAGTCAAATTCCAAGGGCACGCCTTATAATGTAACTTAATTTTAAAACAATGGTCTCTTGTTTTCAGGTGATGGAACTACAGGGGTTGTAGTTCTTGCTGGAGCACTTTTAGAACAAGCTGGTGCCTTATTGGATCGTGGAATCCACCCTATCAGAATTGCAGATGGTTATGAGCTAGCTTGTGATGTAGCTGTCAAACACCTCGATAAGATAGCCGAATTATTCCCAGTTTCTGCAGAAAACATTGAGCCTCTGGTTGAGGTAGCTATGACCACATTAGGAtcaaaaattatcaataaatgCCATAGACAGATGGCAGAAATTGCTGTTAAAGCTGTGATGGCAGTAGCAGACTTGAAAACTAGGGATGTTAATTTCGAGCTGATCAAAGTTGAAGGCAAAGTAGGAGGTGAGTAATGTGTGAAAGCTGAGGGCTGATAATGAAAAGCTCTGTATtggaaacaattttttatgaaaccttTTTCTCTTCAGGACGATTAGAAGATACCATCTTAGTCAAAGGGGTGGTAATTGATAAAACAATGTCCCATCCACAGATGCCCAAAGAACTCAAGGATGTAAAATTGGCCATCCTAACCTGTCCatttgaacccccaaaacctAAAACTAAACATAAGTTGGATGTAACCAGTGTAGAAGACTACAAAGAATTAAGACAGTATGAACAGGACAAGTTTTCAGAGATGGTGAGTCATGATCTTATCCATTGTCACTTTTCAAACTCAAACAATGCTAATGTCAAAAATACAAATGTCATTTGTCAAAAAAATGCTAATGTCCTTTTTTTTCAGGTATCCTTGGTTAAAAACGCAGGTGCTACCTTGGCAATTTGCCAATGGGGATTTGACGATGAAGCTAATCACTTGCTCCTTCAAAGGGAACTACCGGCCGTCCGTTGGGTAGGAGGTCCGGAAATTGAGCTTATAGCTATTGCTACAGGAGGAAGGATTGTTCCTCGTTTTGAAGAATTGAACGAGCAGAAGCTTGGTAAGGCTGGGTTGGTCAGGGAGTTGTGTTTCGGAACAACCAAGGATAGGATGTTGGTCATTGAAGATTGTTCCAATTCAAGAGCAGTCACCATTTTGATCAGAGCGGGGAATCAAATGATTGTTGATGAAGCAAAGAGAAGTATTCATGATGCCTTGTGCGTCGTCAGGAGTTTGATTCAGGTAAGAAAGGTTTTCAAGTAATCTTTTTTTTTGGGGTAGATGAATTTTTTCTGGTGATTTCATTAGGtgtaaaatattgatttttttcaggtaaagaaaaatatgaagtgGTAGAAGAGGAAATTTTAATTTGTATTTttaaattcagtttttttttcttaggaACCAAGGGTAGTTTATGGAGGAGGTGCAGCTGAAATATCTTGCAGTCTTGCAGTAGCTGCACAGGCTGATCAATTGGCATCTCTAGAACAGTATGCCTTCAGAGGATTTGCTGAGGCTTTGGAATCAATTCCCCTTGCCTTGGCAGAGAACAGTGGTTTGTCTGCTATCCACGCACTTGGAGAAATGAAGGTAATGAATGTTGATAAATAAGAGGAGCTGATGAATCAATACATTAATAACAGTGAGTGATGACTAATTTATTTGGTCTGTTTCTAGGCAAAACAATCTTCCACCAAGGATCATGCTCTGGGAATTGATTGTATGCAAACAGGCAATAGTAACATGAGGGAGCAACATGTTATTGAATCTCTGAAGTCGAAGAAACAACAGTTGCTTCTAGCAACCCAGTTGGTAAAGATGATTTTGAAAATCGATGATGTGAGAAAGCCTCAAGATTCTCAAGGATTGTAAGAAGTTCGGTTgacttttttttgtattaaCGCTCGAGACTAACTTTTAAAACGTTATTTAAGATTGTATTTAATCAGTAATAAAAACGAACTTgtcaaattctttttttgtaCCAAAGTCTAATTGGGTAATGCAGCcaatgaatgaaaacaaaaatcgacTCCCACCACATTAGATTGAAGAGAAATGTGTTGTTGGCAAAGGATTCATAGAAGCCCCaatataacaataaaaaaaattatttgaaaattttttatcaataaGATTCAACTTACAATAAAACTAAATCATGTTTGTTCTTAAATAATCATTATCTAACTCCTCTGGCTTCAGCAAATGAGTATTCAGAAATTCTTCTACAGAATCCGTGTTCCATTTTTCAATAGCCACTGTCTCTTGAAGATGTCCATCTTTATCGAATAACTTGATAATGGGATCCAAACCTCTAACGTACCTTATCTGTAGGTTTGGGAACTTACTCGGTCTGTCACTTTTTATGAATGCCTGGATTTGAGCATAGGTTCCAAATTTGCAAGTACAGACCTCAAGAACAGCTTTTGCATATTTCTTGTCCTCTTTTATGGTTTCATCTTGATGACAGCATTCGCGGCAATGATCTTTCAAGACGTCTAAATCGAAATTAGGAAGTTGGTCGCAAGAAGAGCAGAGTAAATTAGCTTTGTTGAGACCTAACGCCCAACAATCTTCCACTGTAAAGTCGGATGAAGCAACATTGATATAATAGAGTAAGATGACTCCACTCACgataaatttcattttggaaatgttttTTAATCGAAAACTATGGCATTAgaagtttttattattttaaaataattgaGGTTATGTTACGTCAACAAATGTCATCGACGTACAAACCAGAGAGTCCCAAATTATTTAATCTTTTCCGAAGTTCGTTTTTTTGCGTTTTTTACTaagttttttttaccatttttagtTCAACTCGTTACTACATCGAATGAATTTGATCTTTTCCGACAGAAATGAGAAAGGATAATTCTCAACACAAACACTTGGTTTAGAATTAAAAAATAACTGCGtgataaaattatatttattgaatttcctAAAACAATGTACTGTTCATTAACATTCCTCAATCAGTATAATCTTCAGCTACTCAATTCGATCTTCTTCTCTGTAGCTCATTCTCCtcaaattttcttttcaaaatttcaatttgcaaCTCTCTACCATTCAgctcagaagtttttttaacCTCTTCTAGTATTGATTCATATGCTTCACTGTCCCTTTTCAATTGTTCTCTCCGAAATGTGACTGAATTTTTCACAAGTGCTAACTGAACTGAGAGCCCAACTAAGGCAATGCCAGCACAAAGGAGAACTATCACAAAATGGGGTTGTTTTTTAATTCCTTTAAAACCATAATATCCATCTTCATCATTAGTTCGACTCTTATGTCTTTTGAAAATGGGACTGGAAAATTCTCAACATTAGATAATGACATAAATTATTATGGTTTGTTTATGGGAATTACTGAATTCAACATGAACATTCAGAATGTGATGAAAGTGTTTGAAATTTAGTATGAAAATCATAACTCACTTTTCATACATAGAGAAATCATATGCATCATGATAGCTTTTTGCATCCTTTATAGGTGGAGGAGATTCTAATTCCATATCATAATTTCTTCGCAAATGAGGTTTGCTCAAAGTATTGTACGCTTCATTGATTTTTACAAATTTTTGGTGCGCACTTTTAGAATTCACAGTTCTGTCTGGGTGATACTACAACAGATCAGAAATAAACAACAATTCTATAATTCCCATCATCTTGAATTACTAGTTTAGAGAGCTTGATATAGGAATCTTTGATTTCTTTTGATGAGCAATCTTTCTTCAAGTGTAATACATCGTAAAATGTTGTTTGTGGCCTCCTGAAAAtacatttcaaaattaaattgatagcaaaaaataatttcagtttaccaaaatatcaaataatagTTGTTCACTGGAATCACATTGCGAATAAGTGTGCTATTGAGGTGGAACATATTTCGAAATTGAGGTCATTGTTCAGGAAGCAGAAAATTCAACTTCCTATAATTTCACGaaataaatcaaataaaaaatcaGGTTTTTGAggtttttgacttttttttGACATAAAGTTGTTTATGTAACATTTTTAAGTGCGTTCCATAGAAATAGAAGAATGAACCAAACCAAACTTGAAAATAAAGGCGAATTTCTTGTAAATCAATATCCATGATTCATATTTATATTCTAAATTGCGGATATGTATATTGCAAGCAAAGAGAAAGATACCTATTTGGTGCTTATTCGGACgtttaagaaaaataaaatgataACGTAATGATCTAAACTCAACtgttactctttggtttaaCCGTTTGTCTAAATTTTTGACAGTCATTGTCAAACGACGTTGGTCACGTGACTACTATCGACATTGGGAAAAGTTTGTAGCCACGAGGTtttgatttcgatcaaatttcatTTTCCGGCTGAAATAAGTTTTTCATTTGGGTTATAATTTAAAATGCCCTCAAGTAACCCCTTGCCTCCGAAGGAAAATGCGTTATTCAAACGAATATTGGTTAGTAAATTTGACACATAAATAGCCTCACAACCTAAGCTGCACGCAAGATTTACTCTTATAAAGTGAAAAATTTTCggcttttcttttattattattattgctcaagaataatatcatattcgccGCTGTGTTATGTTGATCTCGCACAATTTTGTTACCAGTTGGATAGTTTTCGTCATCTTgtcatttatttattcttttTCAGCGATGTTATGAACATAAACAGTACAAAAATGGATTAAAATTTGCTAAACAAATATTGTCAAACCCAAAATTCACAGAACATGGGGGTGAGTAAACGTTCAGTcagttgaataaaatatttatattttgtcagTGTTAAGATCTGTCCATTTTTTCTGAGTTTATTTTCCTTTCTAATTATCTCAGATGACTTCTAACAAGTACATCCAAAACTGCCCTGGAACGGTTTTAAGGGGGAGCGCAATATTCTTGTGTAAAAAGGAACTCTTGtattcattttttaaatatgaTATGATACATAAGAATTGTGATAAAGCCAGTGTTTAAGAGAAGCTATCATAGACTAATAGCTTCATTAGTCTATGGAAGCTATCAATATTGTATTCCTGTAAATTGCTTGACCAGTTTGTAGAATTTTCCGTTGTAGATGTTTCATGCTCATTCATTCCTAAAACTCAAATTTATATGCATAAATAAGATCAGTAACATGATTGAATAAGTATCAGTAAAATGTATTCctattctacatttttttttccttttagaAACGCTGGCAATGAAGGGTTTGACCCTTAATTGCTTAGGGAGGAAAGATGAAGCTTACGAATATGTTCGTAAAGGACTAAGAAATGATTTAAAATCTCATGTATGCTGGCATGTGTATGGATTACTGCAGAGATCGGACAAAAAATATGATGAAGCTATAAAATGCTATCGTAATGCTTTGAAATGGGAAAAAGACAAT
Proteins encoded:
- the LOC123310422 gene encoding uncharacterized protein LOC123310422 — its product is MDNKDSNIPNKLQCVDDWRIREDLAQWKSLAISLYHENQMLHAHLRDTYMDMIEQEKSEHDANPSCSNHSDDPIIKNVPSQEPLSLVWEGEKPKLDPEVRRKWCSYVYFKRIRRMREISDVLTPVEDDEKDKKRNRYEEPAEEEEEEEKPLNLISNERPIELKKLYGTQGSQIGGVEVALQLNYERLRSQMNPSYWPELQLNLG
- the LOC123309440 gene encoding eukaryotic translation initiation factor 3 subunit K; its protein translation is MAEAMKQTVANMLKGIERYNPDNLPTLERYVEIQSRENAYDLEANLAVLKLYQFNPHSFSKDITCQILLKALTNLPHTDFILCKCLLNEKQLSDEPINQIIYLAHILEQCEFQLFWNRIQTLPDLTKCITGFLDSIRKFVCHVVGITYQTIERSNLAQLLGDIDDSTLNVWIKKYGWKDQGSLIFIANQDENIKTKNINEKIDFDNVGAIMAACH
- the LOC123309439 gene encoding T-complex protein 1 subunit epsilon — its product is MSGFPGSLAFDEYGRPFIILKDQDKQKRLSGLDALKSHILAAKQIAATVKTSLGPKGLDKMMVSPDGEVTVTNDGATILKMMDVEHEIGKLLVQLSQSQDDEIGDGTTGVVVLAGALLEQAGALLDRGIHPIRIADGYELACDVAVKHLDKIAELFPVSAENIEPLVEVAMTTLGSKIINKCHRQMAEIAVKAVMAVADLKTRDVNFELIKVEGKVGGRLEDTILVKGVVIDKTMSHPQMPKELKDVKLAILTCPFEPPKPKTKHKLDVTSVEDYKELRQYEQDKFSEMVSLVKNAGATLAICQWGFDDEANHLLLQRELPAVRWVGGPEIELIAIATGGRIVPRFEELNEQKLGKAGLVRELCFGTTKDRMLVIEDCSNSRAVTILIRAGNQMIVDEAKRSIHDALCVVRSLIQEPRVVYGGGAAEISCSLAVAAQADQLASLEQYAFRGFAEALESIPLALAENSGLSAIHALGEMKAKQSSTKDHALGIDCMQTGNSNMREQHVIESLKSKKQQLLLATQLVKMILKIDDVRKPQDSQGL
- the LOC123309441 gene encoding selenoprotein F is translated as MKFIVSGVILLYYINVASSDFTVEDCWALGLNKANLLCSSCDQLPNFDLDVLKDHCRECCHQDETIKEDKKYAKAVLEVCTCKFGTYAQIQAFIKSDRPSKFPNLQIRYVRGLDPIIKLFDKDGHLQETVAIEKWNTDSVEEFLNTHLLKPEELDNDYLRTNMI
- the LOC123308915 gene encoding dnaJ-like protein 60, with the translated sequence MFHLNSTLIRNVIPVNNYYLIFWRPQTTFYDVLHLKKDCSSKEIKDSYIKLSKLYHPDRTVNSKSAHQKFVKINEAYNTLSKPHLRRNYDMELESPPPIKDAKSYHDAYDFSMYENPIFKRHKSRTNDEDGYYGFKGIKKQPHFVIVLLCAGIALVGLSVQLALVKNSVTFRREQLKRDSEAYESILEEVKKTSELNGRELQIEILKRKFEENELQRRRSN